Proteins encoded together in one Cryptococcus tetragattii IND107 chromosome 14, whole genome shotgun sequence window:
- a CDS encoding glycogen debranching enzyme: MTILDSLKPSNIEIPLPKAVPQPEGKKTPKTPQDEAISFFSGEGDGEPVQIWELSLEDDGGPSPEKSYLRLPPPFKPYVLRFTLQPGTDVTRNGALKSDFPMDGGAFKRGDWKERKLPSDLSRPIEVDLPISAPGAFCYFIEYDSPDSTGRVQGRKGYFNVDPIITLPSRAPFFPPDTPMTSGPLEDESSGAILPKDKQLSLDSLIIISVLAKWMGKTTEWEPFFVEASRRGYNMLHWAPLQQKGVSGSPYSIQNQLVFDVDLLKDPKAKDGGVKEIEEVLKFAKEKYGLGGVTDVVLNHTAYDSPWLQEHPEAGYSPYNTPHLAPAIEFEDALLSLTTRLSSLGLPTSLKSESDLQALIPHIKSSIDDAKLWEYYVFDVQGLERAIADSLLNSKPEAPKPWDGVSLQGKTLDELADIVKSSNIITSYRAYSSRYCTSVPPAVAAGFIQAAYPGDSAENQASRWGKILDVLNVNLYKECNEDIQTGIDGVIGRLRYTRLEEGGPKLGELTEERAIVERYFTRIPKNDITKKHPESALAVANNGWMWAADPLNNFAEYPSKAYLRRQVIVWDDCVKLRYGSQPSDNPWLWQHIISYAELLAGMFDGFRLDNCHSTPLPLGKAVIDAGRRINPNLYIMAELFTGSQEMDLKFVRELGINSLVREAYNGNTVKNFADLLWRFGLGKPVGSMDVACLTSSGEVHLNLSSSKSSARPARVTPLQGSVPHAVFYDLTHDNQSPRDKRTAEDALSTGALVTFCAAALGSNKGFDDLYPKLLDLVTDNRKYEVISKEKEKSSGIGNVKRVLNALHVEMMEGGYSEGYVHEDGEYLMIHRVHPITHKGYMLVAHTAYPGFKGRGWVNPIRLGRTSISYIFGASIKTRFEEWKDDPSTHCGIPSTLKEIAPPEITKGTENGEEYQEVVVPEDFAPGSIMVFATQMSDISGDLDAFCKEGAIEAMSQLDLVDLNVILHRADGEEQDATGGDGTYTIPNYGPITFCGLEGWMHPLREITKKNDLGHPLCQHLREGTWAFDYVVNRLNKQTGDLPHLAAPAKWFASRFDQIKATAPSFMRPKYFSLVIHEAYKAARRAVVEQCSEFVSSGHSFIHNLALCSVQMYGLVKSASLDPGKPVPSLAAGLPHFSAGWARCWGRDVFISLRGLFLTTGNYPAARAHILSFGSTLKHGLIPNLLDSTRNPRYNCRDGPWWFIQNVQDYTHMAPNGLTILSDKVKRRFPADDTWVPWNSPRAYEYESSVAELIQEILQRHAEDIEFREYNAGPNLDMDMRDEGFNQKIWVDWDTGIIFGGNRYNCGTWMDKMGSSEKAGNKGLPATPRDGAPIEITGLLKSALTWLDKLSKVGKFPFKGVNASVKGQKRLVTYKEWSDLIQASFEKHYYVPSDPAEDDKYVINKGLVNRRGIYKDVFGTPKDREWSDYQLRCNFTLPMIVAPELFTPSKALEALRIADAALRAPLGMKTLDPSDSQYRGDYENSNDSTDQAIAKGWNYHQGPEWGFPLGWFLMAYLKFDRLAGEGKSSPTKTMHYISNILRNLARHIENDPWRGLPELTNSNGSFCYDSCNTQAWSASTILDVLEEMHKSGKN; this comes from the exons ATGACTATCCTCGACTCCCTCAAACCAAGCAACATTGAGATCCCTTTGCCCAAAGCTGTCCCTCAGCctgaaggcaagaagactCCCAAGACACCACAAGATGAAGccatctcattcttctctggagagggagatggtgaGCCGGTGCAGATCTGGGAACTatctttggaagatgacggaGGTCCTAGTCCCGAGAAGAGT TACCTTCGACTTCCCCCTCCATTTAAGCCGTATGTCTTGAGGTTTACTCTTCAGCCTGGTACGGACGTTACTCGTAATGGTGCGCTTAAAAGCGACTTCCCGATGGACGGGGGCGCGTTTAAGCGTGGTGACTGGAAAGAGCGAAAGTTGCCCTCCGACCTGAGCAG ACCTATCGAGGTCGACCTTCCGATCTCCGCTCCCGGAGCATTCTGCTACTTTATCGAATATGACTCGCCCGATTCTACAGGTCGAGTTCAAGGCCGAAAAGGCTACTTTAACGTTGACCCCATCAtcactcttccctctcgtgccccattcttccctcccgATACCCCCATGACATCGGGCCCTCTGGAAGATGAGTCTTCAGGTGCCATCCTTCCAAAGGACAAGCAGCTTAGTCTTGATAGTcttatcatcatctctgtTCTTGCCAAATGGATGGGCAAGACTACAGAATGGGAACCCTTCTTCGTTGAGGCTAGCAGAAGAGGCTACAACATGCTTCATTGGGCGCCTCTTCAACAGAAGGGTGTGTCTGGCAGTCCCTACTCTATTCAGAATCAATTAGTCTTTGATGTAGACCTCTTGAAGGAcccaaaggcaaaggatggtggagtgaaggagattgaagaagtgTTGAAGTTTGCAAAGGAAAAGTACGGTTTGGGAGGTGTCACTGACGTGGTGTTGAATCACACTGCATATGATTCTCCTTGGTTGCAGGAACACCCTGAAGCTG GTTACTCGCCATACAACACTCCCCATCTTGCGCCTGCGATCGAATTTGAGGACGCTCTTCTGAGCTTGACAACAAGACTCTCGTCCCTTGGTCTTCCCACCAGCCTCAAATCCGAGTCTGACCTCCAGGCGTTGATCCCCCACATCAAATCTTCCATCGACGATGCCAAACTCTGGGAGTACTACGTCTTTGACGTCCAAGGTTTGGAGCGTGCTATCGCCGATTCTTTGCTCAATTCCAAGCCTGAAGCACCCAAGCCTTGGGACGGCGTTTCCCTTCAAGGCAAGACACTAGATGAACTCGCCGACATTGTCAAGTCTTccaacatcatcacttCTTACCGCGCCTACTCCTCTCGATACTGCACTTCTGTCCCTCCAGCTGTGGCTGCAGGATTCATCCAAGCTGCTTACCCAGGTGATTCTGCAGAGAACCAAGCCAGTCGATGGGGCAAGATCCTGGATGTACTGAATGTGAATCTTTATAAGGAGTGTAATGAGGATATCCAAACTGGTATCGATGGTGTTATAGGAAGGTTGAGATATACTAGATTGGAGGAGGGTGGACCTAAGCTTGGAGAGCTTACCGAAGA GCGGGCAATCGTGGAGCGCTACTTCACTCGAATCCCCAAGAACGACATTACCAAGAAACACCCCGAGAGTGCTCTTGCTGTCGCCAACAACGGCTGGATGTGGGCGGCTGACCCTTTAAACAACTTTGCCGAATACCCTTCTAAAGCCTATCTCCGCCGCCAAGTCATTGTCTGGGATGACTGTGTCAAGCTCCGATACGGTTCTCAACCTTCTGACAACCCGTGGTTATGGCAGCACATAATTTCATATGCCGAACTCCTCGCTGGGATGTTTGATGGTTTCCGTTTGGACAACTGTCACTCTACACCATTGCCCTTGGGAAAGGCTGTCATCGACGCTGGTCGACGAATCAATCCTAACCTCTACATCATGGCTGAGCTCTTCACTGGAAGCCAGGAAATGGACCTGAAGTTTGTCAGGGAGTTGGGTATTAACAGTCTTGTCAGAGAGGCGTACAACGGTAACACTGTCAAGAACTTTGCGGATCTCCTTTGGAGGTTTGGCCTTGGGAAGCCAGTGGGTTCTATGGACGTCGCCTGCCTTACATCGTCAGGAGAGGTCCACCTTAATCTTTCGTCATCAAAGTCCAGCGCGCGCCCAGCGCGTGTCACCCCTCTTCAAGGTTCTGTGCCCCACGCAGTCTTCTATGACCTTACCCACGATAATCAGTCTCCTCGAGACAAGCGCACTGCCGAAGATGCCTTGTCTACAGGTGCTCTTGTGACCTTTTGTGCTGCCGCTTTGGGATCCAACAAAGGTTTTGACGACCTCTACCCCAAGCTCCTTGATCTGGTGACCGATAACAGAAAGTATGAGGTCATTAgtaaggagaaggagaagtctAGTGGTATCGGTAATGTCAAGCGAGTGCTGAACGCCCTTCatgtggagatgatggagggtgGCTACTCTGAAGGCTACGTGCATGAGGATGGCGAG TATCTCATGATCCACCGAGTTCACCCCATCACCCACAAGGGATACATGCTCGTTGCTCATACCGCGTACCCAGGCTTCAAAGGGCGAGGGTGGG TCAACCCCATTAGACTTGGTCGAACTTCCATCTCATATATCTTCGGTGCCTCTATCAAGACCCgctttgaagaatggaaggatgaCCCCTCTACTCATTGTGGTATCCCGTCGACCCTTAAAGAGATCGCTCCTCCTGAGATCACCAAAGGCActgagaatggagaagagtatcAAGAGGTTGTCGTTCCAGAAGACTTCGCTCCCGGAAGCATCATGGTTTTCGCTACTCAGATGAGC GATATTTCTGGTGACTTGGATGCTTTCTGCAAAGAAGGTGCCATAGAAGCTATGAGCCAACTGGACTTGGTGGACCTCAACGTCATCCTCCACAGGGCAGACGGTGAAGAGCAGGACGCTACTG GTGGCGATGGTACTTACACTATCCCCAACTACGGCCCCATTACGTTCTGCGGTCTAGAAGGCTGGATGCACCCTTTGAGAGAGATcacaaagaagaatgatcTCGGTCATCCTCTGTGCCAACACCTGCGAGAAGGTACCTGGGCATTTGATTACGTTGTAAACAGGTTGAACAA GCAAACCGGTGATCTCCCTCACCTTGCGGCTCCTGCCAAGTGGTTCGCTTCCCGCTTTGATCAGATCAAGGCTACCGCCCCCTCTTTCATGCGCCCGAAATACTTCTCCCTCGTCATTCACGAAGCCTACAAGGCCGCCCGCCGAGCTGTTGTTGAGCAATGCTCTGAATTTGTTTCTTCTGgccattcattcattcacAATCTCGCCTTGTGCTCTGTGCAAATGTATGGCTTGGTGAAGAGTGCCAGCTTGGATCCCGGAAAACCTGTGCCAAGTCTGGCCGCCGGTCTGCCCCACTTCTCCGCTGGTTGGGCTAGGTGTTGGGGACGAGACGTC ttcatctctcttcgaGGTCTTTTCCTTACTACCGGTAACTATCCAGCTGCTAGGGCCCACATATTGTCCTTTGGGAGCACTCTCAAACACGGTTTGATCCCCAACTTGCTTGACTCAACGCGAAATCCCAGGTACAACTGTCGTGATGGCCCTT GGTGGTTCATTCAAAACGTCCAGGATTACACCCACATGGCTCCCAATGGTTTGACAATCCTTTCTGACAAGGTCAAGCGCCGATTCCCTGCGGATGACACATGGGTTCCTTGGAATAGTCCGAGGGCCTACGAGTACGAGAGCAGCGTTGCCGAATTGATTCAGGAGATCTTGCAGAGGCATGCTGAGGATATCGAATTCAGGGAGTATAAT GCTGGACCCAACCTCGATATGGACATGCGCGACGAAGGATTTAACCAAAAGATCTGGGTTGATTGGGACACTGGAATCATCTTTGGTGGTAACAGATACAATTGCGGTACCTGGATGGACAAGATGGGTTCGTCTGAAAAGGCGGGTAACAAGGGTCTTCCGGCTACTCCTCGCGATGGTGCTCCCATTGAAATCACCGGTCTACTCAAGAGCGCCCTTACTTGGCTTGATAAGTTAAGCAAGGTTGGTAAATTCCCTTTCAAGGGCGTAAATGCTTCTG TCAAGGGCCAGAAGCGTCTCGTTACATATAAAGAATGGTCTGATCTCATCCAAGCCTCTTTCGAGAAGCATTACTACGTTCCCAGCGACCCCgctgaagatgacaaaTACGTCATCAATAAAGGTTTAGTCAACCGCCGCGGTATCTACAAAGATGTGTTTGGAACTCCAAAGGATAGAGAGTGGAGTGACTATCAG CTTCGATGCAACTTCACTCTTCCGATGATTGTCGCTCCTGAGCTTTTCACTCCTTCCAAAGCTCTTGAGGCTTTGCGTATTGCGGATGCCGCGCTTCGCGCTCCTTTAGGCATGAAGACCCTTGATCCTTCCGACAGCCAATATCGAGGCGACTATGAAAATTCGAACGACAGTACAGATCAAGCCATTGCCAAGGGCTGGAAC TATCACCAGGGTCCTGAGTGGGGCTTCCCTCTTGGCTGGTTCCTCATGGCTTACCTTAAGTTCGACCGTCTTGCTGGTGAAGGCAAATCT AGTCCCACCAAGACTATGCACTACATTTCCAATATCCTTAGGAATCTGGCCCGCCACATTGAAAATGACCCATGGAGAGGCCTGCCGGAGCTAACCAATAGCA ATGGAAGCTTCTGCTATGATTCCTGTAATACTCAGGCATGGAGCGCAAGTACGATCCTGGACGTATTGGAGGAGATGCACAAGAGTGGGAAGAATTAG